In Mustelus asterias chromosome 16, sMusAst1.hap1.1, whole genome shotgun sequence, one DNA window encodes the following:
- the LOC144505427 gene encoding putative G-protein coupled receptor 139 yields the protein MRETFILIDRMFHVILAIIGPPVNLLGIVILSRGKCGLSSCTTRYLIAMAMADLLVIITEVILWQLKFYYFPISFLGITPVCSVIGVLLRVATDTSVWFTVTFSFDRCVAICCQQLKTRYCTKKTAAVVLATTGIFFCSKNIPFYFIYEPGKIINNVPWDCVDKPSYFTELGWVLFDWFDKVCTPLLPFTLILLLNALTVRHILVASRVRKGLRGQSKGENHSDPEMESRRKSVILLFTLSGSFILLWLVHVIDFLRYNITGTYPGDYTDSEFIFEQVGWMLRNLSCCTNTFIYGATQSKFREQVRNAAKYPLTSIIQLMSAKKTQLKATKR from the exons ATGCGTGAAACATTTATACTTATTGATAGAATGTTCCACGTGATTCTTGCAATAATTGGCCCTCCTG tcaatttactgggaattgtgatcctgtccAGGGGAAAGTGTGGACTCTCTAGCTGCACCACTCGATACCTGATTGCCATGGCAAtggcggatctactggtcattatcactgagGTCATACTGTGGCAGCTCAAATTTTATTATTTCCCAATATCTTTCCTCGGCATCACGCCTGTGTGTAGTGTTATTGGTGTACTGCTCCGTGTAGCCACAGAcacttctgtctggttcaccgtcactttctcctttgatcgctgtgtggccatttgttgccagcaACTGAAAACACGATATTGCACCAAGAAAACGGCAGCTGTTGTTCTAGCAACAACCGGCATTTTCTTCTGTTCAAAAAACATCCCATTCTACTTTATATATGAACCTGGAAAAATAATCAATAATGTTCCATGGGATTGTGTTGATAAGCCAAGCTATTTTACTGAATTGGGATGGGTCCTATTTGACTGGTTTGATAAGGTTTGTACACCATTGCTCCCATTCACTctaattctgctgctcaatgctctgacagtcagacacattttagtggccAGTCGAGTCCGTAAGGGACTAAGGGGTCAGagtaagggagagaatcacagtgaCCCAGAAATGGAGAGTAGAAGGAAGtctgtgattttactcttcacattATCTGGCAGCTTCATTCTCCTGTGGTTGGTGCACGTCATAGATTTCTTACGTTATAACATAACAGGGACATATCCCGGAGATTATACCGATTCTGAATTTATATTTGAACAGGTCGGATGGATGCTGCGGAatttaagttgctgcacaaacacatttatataTGGGGCGACTCAGTCCAAGTTCAGAGAGCAGGTCAGGAATGCTGccaaatatccgctcacatcaattatccAATTAATGAGTGCAAAAAAAACCCAACTGAAAGCAACCAAGAGGTAG